The Chloroflexota bacterium region ACGGTGTAGCCCTCGCGGAGGAGGCGCTCGGCGGTCGACTTGCCGATGCCGGCGGAGGCGCCGGTGACGAGGACGGTGCGGCCGGCGCGTTGTTTGGACATTGTCATCGTGGTTTCTCCCGCGCTTGTTCCCACCATCGTAGCCCATCGGTGGGCGGATGGCTCTCCTTGGGCGACGGGTTCGCCTTGCCGTGACCCCCACGCTGCAATACACTCACGGGCACCGGGGGAATTGGCATTCGGGAGGACCGCTATGGCGGAGCGACACCAGGTAATCGTAGTCGGCGGCGGGCCGGTCGGCGTGGCCATGGGGCTCGACCTGGGCATGCGCGGGGTGGACGTGGTCGTCGTCGGGCGGCACCTGCTGCCGCAGCGGATCCCGAAGGGGCAGAACCTCTCGCAGCGGACGTTGGAGCACTTCTACTTCTGGGGCATCGAGGACGAGTTGCGGGCGGCGCGGGTGATGCCAAAGGGCTACCCGATCGGCGGGGTGACGGCGTACAAGAATTTGAACAGCGAGTACTGGTGGGCGCCGCCGGGACGCGAGCAGGTGCGGCGGTATTACTACGTGGAGAACGAGCGGCTGCCGCAGTACCTGACGGAAGAGGTGCTCCGCAAGCGCGCCGAGGATTTTCCGAACATCACGCTGCTCTATGGCTGGACAGCGCAGAACATCGAGCAGGATGAGGGCGGCGTGCGGGTGACGATCGAGGAGACGGAGGACGCGGCGCAGAAGGGCGGACGGTACTCGTGGGAGGGTTTCCTCGACATCGACGACGCGGGCAGAGAGACGGTCACGGGGACCGCGCGGGTGCTGGAGGCGGACTACGTCGTCGGGTGTGACGGGGCGCGGTCGATGGTGCGGGGCTGGATGGGCGTCGGCGCGAACGGGTCGGACTTCGACCAGAAGATGTGCCTGGCGGTGTTCCGGTCGACGGAGCTGCACGATCATCTGAGCCGCTTCCCTGAGTCGACAACGTTTCGCGCCATGGACCCGGAGCTCAAGGGGTACTGGATGTTCTTCGGGCGGGTGGAGGTCGGCACGAGCTGGTTTTTCCACGCGCCGGTGCCGGAGGACGCGACGCCGGAGAACTACGACTTCCAGGGGCTGCTGGAGAAGGCCGCGGGCGTGCCGTTCAAGGCGGAATTCGACCACGTGGGCTTCTGGAACCTGCGGGTGTCCGTCGCCGACCAGTACCAGGTGGGGCGTGTGTTCATCGCGGGGGACGCGGCGCACAGCCACCCGCCGTACGGGGGCTTCGGGCTGAACAACGGGCTTGAGGACGTGGCGAACCTGGGATGGAAGATCGCCGCGCGGCTGCAGGGCTGGGGCGGGGACACGCTGCTGGAATCGTACAGCGACGAGCGGCGGCAGGTGTTCTGGGAGACGGGCGAGGACTACATCGCCGCGGGCATTCGCCGGGACGCGAAGTTCTTTGAGACCTACTCGCCGGAGAAGGACGAGGAGGAGTTCAAGACGGAGTTCGCGAAGCTGGGCGCGGAGGGCGGCCGACGGACGACGGTGTACGAGCCGAACTTCGAGGGGTCGCAGGTGGT contains the following coding sequences:
- a CDS encoding FAD-dependent monooxygenase, encoding MAERHQVIVVGGGPVGVAMGLDLGMRGVDVVVVGRHLLPQRIPKGQNLSQRTLEHFYFWGIEDELRAARVMPKGYPIGGVTAYKNLNSEYWWAPPGREQVRRYYYVENERLPQYLTEEVLRKRAEDFPNITLLYGWTAQNIEQDEGGVRVTIEETEDAAQKGGRYSWEGFLDIDDAGRETVTGTARVLEADYVVGCDGARSMVRGWMGVGANGSDFDQKMCLAVFRSTELHDHLSRFPESTTFRAMDPELKGYWMFFGRVEVGTSWFFHAPVPEDATPENYDFQGLLEKAAGVPFKAEFDHVGFWNLRVSVADQYQVGRVFIAGDAAHSHPPYGGFGLNNGLEDVANLGWKIAARLQGWGGDTLLESYSDERRQVFWETGEDYIAAGIRRDAKFFETYSPEKDEEEFKTEFAKLGAEGGRRTTVYEPNFEGSQVVFGPPDGVNSAHGSHSFKARPGHHLPPQPLSSGKEVHEEYGLGFTLLAFDAPDGSVQAFGEAAEALGVPFTVVEDTYEGGRENYEARLVLVRPDQYCVWAEDEAPADAAAVLRRVCGLS